In Moritella sp. Urea-trap-13, the genomic stretch AAAATAATAGCGCTAATAAAAACACTAAGTTATAGCCCATATCAGCCCAAGGTTGAGCGTTGTCATTGCTCAGCAGCATAAATTGCTGAATATTATCTTGTATCCATTCAACATCGCTATTATCGGTAGACATAGACTGATAGTAACCACCTGCACTTTTTGCTAACGATTTTAATCCATCGGCGTCAAAAGGGACTGACACAGCTTGTTCACTATTCCCAACGCCTAAGACTAATAACAAAGGGGGGCTTTGCTGTGAATTTAAATTGGAATTAGCATGAGTAGTACTTATATTCGAACTTATATCGGTATTGGCATTTGTATTAATAGAGGCATTAAAATAATCAACAAAGCGTGCTTCTGTATCACTGCCTAATCCATCGGTAATCAATAGCACAGATCCCGGATTACCTTTACTGCGCTCATCAGCTAACAATGTATCTATATTCGCTAAACTATATTCAGCAAACTTACCTTTTCGTGGCATGATCTCAGGCGATACCGCTTGCAATAATGGCGTGAAAATAGCGTTATCGCGGGTTAATGCCATCGCGGTATGTGCACTGCCAGCATAAACCACCAGCGCAGTACTACCACCTTCACGTAGTGCCAATAAATCACTTATTTTTTGCTTTGCCCGCACCAGCCGACTCGGTTGAATATCTTGTTGCAACATAGACTCTGATACATCTAAAACAATCACCAACGGCGCGGTATCCTCACCAAAAGGCGATGCTTGGCGTAACCAACTAGGTCCTGCCGCAATGATAATGGCCAGTACAACGAGAAAGCCCCATAATTTTAACGGTAATAGTTTTTCCCAACCTTGCTCACCAACGGTTAATGCCGCTAATAAGTGTGGGGGAAAATCTTTAAGCCCAGCTTCCTGTGATTTTTTTTGCTGAAAATTAATCACGAAAAATAAGATAAAGGGCACAAAAGCCAATAACCATAATGGTCGTATAAAATGAAATTTTTGCCATATAATGGAAAAGTACATTAATCCTCCCCCCGCTTATTCAACAACAAATCACGTTTAGATTGTTGCTTGCTAAGATAGTAACTACGCCATATAACTAAGCTGTAAAGAATAAAGTAAATGCTAACTGCCAAGGCGATAAGGGCGTAGTGAACACTAACTTTTGGTTGATAGCTAAAACTCGAAAACTGACTCGGTTCTAACGTGCTTATTTCCGCATAAACTCGATTTAGCTCGACAGAGGAGATGGCTTGAAAAGCTTGTCCACCGGTGATGTCAGCAACACTATCAATCACGGCCATATCGAGCGCTTGCTCACCAAAGGTACGAGGATCGCCAATAGCAATCATGTGGATTTTAATACCACGACTCGCCGCTATTTTTGCCGCCTCTAACGGCGGAACCAAACTATCGGTATCATTACCATCAGTTAATACAATCACTACTTTTTGTTTATCCGCGGTACTCTTCTCAGCAGTACTTTTATCTACACTAGCGTTACTATTTTCTTTTGATATAGGCGCTTTTATCGATTCATCCGTCATTACTTTTATCGCTAACCCTAAGGCATCGCCAAGGTGAGTACTTTGCCCAGCCATAGCCACTTCCGAATCATTTAACAAACCGAGCCATGCTTGATGATCTGCTGTAAATGGGGCTTGTAAATAGGCTGCATCACCAAATAAAATTAACCCTAAACGATCACCGCTACGCTGCTGTGAAAATTCAGTTAGGACATTTTTTACCGCCGTTAAGCGTGAAATACTATCGCGGCCAGGGACACTAAAATCTCGACTATCCATCGAGCCAGATAAATCCACCACCACCATCAAATCGCGACCAAACTGCGAACGTATTTGTGGTTCACCCAGCCACATCGGTTTTGCCATCGCAATAACCAGAAATAACCACACCAACGATAATGCGATACGTTGCCACATTTTCGGCTCTAGCTTCACCGCCCCTGTATTAGGCTGCTCTCCGGATAAACTCACGAGCTGACTAAAAAACGGCACCTGTAACGCTGACTGTTTTATTTTATAGGCAGGCGAAAATCGTTGAATAAACCAAGGTAATGGCAATAATAAAAATAACCACGGATAGCTGAACTCAATCATGCTTGTTGCGATCATGATCATCTCCTCGTTGGTGAGTACCCAGTTCAGCATCATCAATATGCAACTTGAGCCAGCGCTGCGCGGATAATATCAATACCTGATTATGAGCAGCAGACCACTCACTTAGCGCTAGTGGTAAATACAGCGCTTGTTGCCATAACTCCCCTATCGCCGAATCAAACTCGGTACTGTCTTGTGTACAGCTATCTAAAAAAACTAAAAACGCAGGTCCTTGTAATTGACCGGCTGTTAATGACTGCTTTCGGTATGCTTGCAAACATGCTTGCTGTAATAATTGGTGAATAAATCGCGGTGTATGTGAACAGTCACTTACATCGCAAGCAAGTAATTTAGAATGTAGTTTTTTCCGATAACGATTTCGCCAATATTTCTGCCCTGCTAACAGTAAATAGCGACCAATAAATAATGCCAGTACTAAACAAACCACCAGCCAACCCCAAGTTTGCGGCAAAAAACTTATCTGCTCAGGGGCATTAATTTGTACCATGTCACGTAATAGTAAGTTACCGAATGCATCGCCGACTAAATTTGCATTATCAACATCTGCCATTATCATTCCTCCTCGCTATTTTTATTATTAATATGAAAAGCAGACTTAAATTGATTAATCTCATTGCCGTCAGTACCAACATCTATTATCGAAAATGCAGATAATTGCAGGGCTTGTTGTAGTAAATTTTGCTTAGCCAAAAAAGCAGCTTGATAAGCATGTTGTAAGGCATTTTTATTACGTTGTAATTGCTGACTAGAAAGCTGTAATTGATAATGACCATCACTGGTAATCAGTGAATCGACATTTATTATATCCTGTTCAAGGGGATCACTAATATGCACAGCAATAACATCATTATGCTGCTGCAACGCACGTAACCGATTTGCGCATTCTTCATCAAAGCCATACCAATCACTGATGATGACAAATGTTTTTGACTTTGCTTGCAATGCTTGCAGCGTCGCTAACATATCGGTTAAACGTATCTTTGGCATGTCAACATCCGCAAGGCCGACTTGTAGTTGATGATTAACAGTATGCAATTGCTGAATAAATTGCATCGCTAATGCATTACTGCGCTGTGGTTTAAAATGAAAACTAGAGTTGTCATTAAAAATATAACCACCGACACGGTCGGCATCAGCAAGTACACGCCATAGACACAGTGCCGCAATATTGGTTGCGACAACTGATTTCATCGTCTGTTGAGAACTAAAAAACATGGATTGACGTTGATCGACACACAGCCAAATCTGCCGCTCTTTTTCTTCACTGTAAGCGCGTACATGTGGTTTACCGGTTCTTAACGTGACTTTCCAATCTAAGTTTTTAACGTCATCGCCATTATTATAATGGCGCAATTCTTCAAAATTTAATCCACGCCCGCGTAAGCGAGATTCATGTATTCCCGAAAAAATACTACAACGTCCCTGCTTGGGAGAAAAACTAAAGCCAGCTGTTTGTGCTTTAATTTTTAATAAATCGTTTAAATCACTGTATATACGTTGATCATGATGCAGCGAATCGTCTGATTTATCCGTTGTTGAAAACCATGTATTCCAAGCCATAGCACTACCCTATCATCACGTATTCAAGGATCTCGTCAATCACCTTGGCGGTGGTGATCCGCTCACTAATTGCCGCATAACTTAATACTAAACGATGCCCTAATACCAAATGCACCATAGCGCGCACATCATCTGGGTCGACATAATCACGTCCCGCAAGCCACGCATGTGCTCGGGCACCGCGATCAAGCGCGATGCTGGCTCTGGGACTTGCGCCGACAGATAACCATTGCGGGAATTGAGCATTGCTATAATCGCCTATACCCCGTGTTGCCATCACCAAATTAACCACATAACTTTTTATCAGTGGTGAAATATAGATCCGAGAGACTTCTCGTTGCGCGACGATAATATGTTCCGGTCGAACAATTAGGTTGGGGATTGAGCTACTATTTTTGCTAATACCTTGAGGCAGAGATCCTAGCGGATCCTTTGGCTGGCTATCTTTAGACAAATCACCATCACTAGATATACTCATTAACTCTTCTTCGCGCACTAAATCAATAATCGCTAACTCTGATTTAGCATCGGGATAATCGACATTCACTTTCAGCATAAAGCGATCTATTTGCGCTTCAGGTAATGGATAGGTACCCTCTTGTTCCACTGGATTTTGAGTCGCTAACACCATAAATAAACTCGGCAGTTGACGCGTTTCACCAGCCGATGTTACTGAATTTTCAGCCATCGCTTCTAACAACGCTGATTGTACCTTTGCTGGCGCTCGGTTAATTTCATCTGCGAGTACTAAATTGTTAAAAATAGGCCCAGGTTGAAATGTAAGGCTGTGCTTACCATCAACCTCACGGTAAATTTCAGCTCCAGTCACATCAGACGGTAATAAATCAGGCGTAAATTGCACACGACCAAAATCAGCATTCATCGCATCAGCAAGCGCTTTAATTGAACGCGTTTTGGCTGTACCGGGTAAACCTTCAAGTAGCACATGACCACGGGTTAATAAACCTATCAGCAAGGCTTTGACCACATAGTCTTGGCCAACGACAGATTGATTGACGGTATTAGATAGTTGTTTAAATACTTGCTGGGAAAGGCTCATAACAGTCTCGTGTTCTACGCAGAATGATAGACAGTTATGATATGAGGTTAATGACAGAGGTAACACAGTAATACTACTGATTATG encodes the following:
- a CDS encoding VWA domain-containing protein — protein: MYFSIIWQKFHFIRPLWLLAFVPFILFFVINFQQKKSQEAGLKDFPPHLLAALTVGEQGWEKLLPLKLWGFLVVLAIIIAAGPSWLRQASPFGEDTAPLVIVLDVSESMLQQDIQPSRLVRAKQKISDLLALREGGSTALVVYAGSAHTAMALTRDNAIFTPLLQAVSPEIMPRKGKFAEYSLANIDTLLADERSKGNPGSVLLITDGLGSDTEARFVDYFNASINTNANTDISSNISTTHANSNLNSQQSPPLLLVLGVGNSEQAVSVPFDADGLKSLAKSAGGYYQSMSTDNSDVEWIQDNIQQFMLLSNDNAQPWADMGYNLVFLLALLFLLWFRRGWTINWNLQSVLLLLVLTYFPAPPVLANTASSNTTSENLSSKNKAQMKNSVKEGLQPQWRFADLWMTADQQGQYYFNRGDYAQAAVRFDDLMWKASAYYFAEEFDLARRYFMRVDNPVAQFGAASALAQSREYIAARNLFKQIVKENPDYLQAAHNLAIVQKIIDDINRMSESQTDNENEASKELGDQPQTSDGAEKMMRKEQLIKESYNAEQLLQDDALNQAWMKRVQGDPERFLMTKFSQQLQTEGRP
- a CDS encoding VWA domain-containing protein; protein product: MIATSMIEFSYPWLFLLLPLPWFIQRFSPAYKIKQSALQVPFFSQLVSLSGEQPNTGAVKLEPKMWQRIALSLVWLFLVIAMAKPMWLGEPQIRSQFGRDLMVVVDLSGSMDSRDFSVPGRDSISRLTAVKNVLTEFSQQRSGDRLGLILFGDAAYLQAPFTADHQAWLGLLNDSEVAMAGQSTHLGDALGLAIKVMTDESIKAPISKENSNASVDKSTAEKSTADKQKVVIVLTDGNDTDSLVPPLEAAKIAASRGIKIHMIAIGDPRTFGEQALDMAVIDSVADITGGQAFQAISSVELNRVYAEISTLEPSQFSSFSYQPKVSVHYALIALAVSIYFILYSLVIWRSYYLSKQQSKRDLLLNKRGED
- a CDS encoding MoxR family ATPase, with translation MSLSQQVFKQLSNTVNQSVVGQDYVVKALLIGLLTRGHVLLEGLPGTAKTRSIKALADAMNADFGRVQFTPDLLPSDVTGAEIYREVDGKHSLTFQPGPIFNNLVLADEINRAPAKVQSALLEAMAENSVTSAGETRQLPSLFMVLATQNPVEQEGTYPLPEAQIDRFMLKVNVDYPDAKSELAIIDLVREEELMSISSDGDLSKDSQPKDPLGSLPQGISKNSSSIPNLIVRPEHIIVAQREVSRIYISPLIKSYVVNLVMATRGIGDYSNAQFPQWLSVGASPRASIALDRGARAHAWLAGRDYVDPDDVRAMVHLVLGHRLVLSYAAISERITTAKVIDEILEYVMIG
- a CDS encoding DUF4381 domain-containing protein; translated protein: MADVDNANLVGDAFGNLLLRDMVQINAPEQISFLPQTWGWLVVCLVLALFIGRYLLLAGQKYWRNRYRKKLHSKLLACDVSDCSHTPRFIHQLLQQACLQAYRKQSLTAGQLQGPAFLVFLDSCTQDSTEFDSAIGELWQQALYLPLALSEWSAAHNQVLILSAQRWLKLHIDDAELGTHQRGDDHDRNKHD
- a CDS encoding DUF58 domain-containing protein, whose protein sequence is MAWNTWFSTTDKSDDSLHHDQRIYSDLNDLLKIKAQTAGFSFSPKQGRCSIFSGIHESRLRGRGLNFEELRHYNNGDDVKNLDWKVTLRTGKPHVRAYSEEKERQIWLCVDQRQSMFFSSQQTMKSVVATNIAALCLWRVLADADRVGGYIFNDNSSFHFKPQRSNALAMQFIQQLHTVNHQLQVGLADVDMPKIRLTDMLATLQALQAKSKTFVIISDWYGFDEECANRLRALQQHNDVIAVHISDPLEQDIINVDSLITSDGHYQLQLSSQQLQRNKNALQHAYQAAFLAKQNLLQQALQLSAFSIIDVGTDGNEINQFKSAFHINNKNSEEE